The following nucleotide sequence is from Aedes aegypti strain LVP_AGWG chromosome 3, AaegL5.0 Primary Assembly, whole genome shotgun sequence.
GCTCAGTTCAAATTTACTTTCGCGTCCGTTTTAgtgtattttgtgttttaggaaTAAGGAAATCGCcttatgaaataaataatttaactATAACTGTTGCTAGTATATGGCGACCGTGAAAGTGTATGAATTCAGACaggaacaaataaaaataacgtttgtttttttttctgaatcgtGCTTCGATGGAGAGAAGAGGATATATAAACGGAACACTTCAAGAAGACATCTAACTAAAGAATTCATCAAATGCCCCATTAGAAAGGAATCAGAAGATGTTACCTTAACAACTGAAGTGAATTCCAATATAAAATGCTGTAGTTGGTGAGTTTGGCCCAGTTGGCAAGCTTAAttggcttttttttttaatttctaatcCAATGACTAACGAGTAACTGCAGGGAAAGCAaacatttttctgaaattcaTATTCTTAAATTTGGTACActgaaaattcttttttttattcgaaagttctcaaacccAAAAAATCTTGTGCTCtttcgaattcaaatcacataaaaaaaacctcaaaatttaatccaataatattaatatttagAGGCTACTTGAAGGTGGATTTTCAAGCTATAAAATAAGTCATTCAGGGAAGTAAAttaaattatattgtttttcaacCAACTATTCAcatcattatcttcaaaattaagtTTATAAATACTTTATAGAACATCAAATTAGTCTAAAATAAAACTAGCCTtagttaaagattttttttcgaaatttttcctcACTTtactaaaaaatcatctttgtttgaccataacttaatGAATACTCAACAGATTTCAAATCTTAATATGCTTTTAAAGCTTaataagttgttttcaaaatgcGCACATTTAACTAAAAAATGGGTTagcaaaaacatgattttttgaaggaaaataccaaacttttcaatttttttttcagaagagcacacgaatttttggtttcgaGAACTTTTGAGAAATAAGCCGCACCTTACTGAAGAAGTGTATAAGTTTCACAGTTTTGTGTCAGATTTCCGCAACAACACATTTTCTGTGTAAAAAGAGTTTAGATTAAAAGTTTTACATACATTTTATAGTATAAAGACTACTTTGAATCATTATACGTGCCTTGTTTTGAAATCAACTGGTgcgctcgtttcatgcttgtgataacattAATTTGTATCGAGGCAACGTTACATTTATTTAATagttaaacaaactatggaaGTGTCGACATTAGCTTTTATTCCAGTTTGATTGAGAACCTATTCTTTTATTTGTcacaattactaaaaataaccatTGTATAGTTCAACATTTAAATGTCGTCGCACTGttagataactttttaaattgaGTTTAAATGAGTCGCattcacttaccaaggtgaattttgatcatgtagcttttggTGATGTTATGCTACTGCCAAGCTACATCCGTTAGTTCCCCgtgcaattttgattattccagtCAATCactgagtagcaactacgaattgtatgaTCATAAATGCTTGTGATTTGTTATGAGACTTAAATTACACTGTTTGCAAGAATGTTTAGTTTCtttgagaaaatatttttggagtATCATTGAAACATTTAATTAAAATTCCGAATTCCTGTCTGGGAAACATTTCCGGAAGCTACTAAACTTTCCTAAAGTTCCCATTTCTGAGGCTCGTTTCCATAAGTATTTTTAGTGTTTTAAGTGTGAAAACCCGCTTGACTTAGGCTTCTATCTTAAGGTTCGATGAGTTCCATCAATGGTTAGACTTCTAAAGGTATGCTTTTAATAAGTTATCCGTATTTTTAATCGAAGTGTTTGAAATATGAAGCAAAAAAGAGGAATCGTCCGGAACAAGAATCACAAAAAGGGCATACATTTCTATTTACTAACGTTTTTCAAGTTGCGTAATTAAAATCTTTTCCCACCAATCGACATATAAGTGTTTTCAAAGCTCGATATCACTAAAGCTTCACAAAGGATAATTTATTTTCCATACTATTTGATATTGgcgtaggggggggggggggctagGGGGTCTAAGAAAGTTCAAGCTCCCCTAAGAAAATTATAACTCTCATGCTGAATTCACAtcttcctaaaggaatttttttGATCGAATGTGTCAAGCCCTCTCTAGGTTTGAGTTTAAGTTACGCTATGctatttgataaattatacttcacAAAGGCCTTaaatgtccataataggaatcTCAACGGTACTACACGGGGAAAATGTGGCACTTCAAACAAGGAAAAAGAATCATGAATTCGGGAGGAACGTGCATTTTTATGTTATGAAATGAGTTAAAGTCATGATATCATAAATCATTTAACCGTAATGCCAGCTGTACCttacattttgaatttttagcgaAGAAAAGTGTCAATTCAAATCATGAAATCATAAAGtttgtatgctggaaccatgcaGGAAATGCGTGGAAACACAAGCACAGGTCATGGATTTAGTTAACTGTTATTTATGATTCTTCTCTTTAGAGATGGCCAAAGAGAATCgaaaccgttcaaaagatccggatcatcTTTCTTTGCCAGCCGCTGAGCCACTAAACCGTTCAAAAGAAgtggttcactaaaatgagtgatttgGATCGGGTCCGTTCACAAATATGAGACGTTTCGCCCATATCTACTTCTCTttgacataccgttttgattcatattacggacagcttcaaattccggacactgtaCATTGtattggaaacatttcacacgaaatgtttcaatttttgccaatcaagagttctcactttcgaggctcgttttagtcaacatttttcatagatattgatgaaaatttataatgctcagCTATCTTAGACGCCTCTTTAAGGGTTTGTCGATatcaattacactgcggaacacgtttttgtctccagcatcaaaatccattgccatttacagaaatatcgtaacacgtctagtttttgagatattggtggctgaaaatgcaaaaattgactatttaagccaacttacatgcaagtttgccagcttgtaaggcaattaatttgcttaacttgccacagaattcaaactttacgcctgtaacaatacttatcatcaaagtttataatacttttgatgcgaaaaagttattttttgatggtttagaaaagtattgtattttgccatataagagaaacgaagaattttgtatggagactgcaagcatgttgaaaaaatcggtttaatcgaaatttaatcgtgtaatttcaaccaaaatatatctaaaacaaaagtttaagtcctcctttgcatgcttggtggataagatcccaaaaaagtttgaaaaaaatacacttcaaaatttaggtaaactttaataaaaccaatgtttcaaacaactttggcgacctgtagctaaaaattgtgacgtgctgggaaatttctgagaacggcatcagattcagcaaacccaaatctactagagacacataatttgatccttgagacaagcaaaaatgtcatttttgttgcgctgtgttatttaTTTGACTCTTTTATTtatgatttccatgagctgttcgaaatttgaatcaaaatgtccgGAATATGGGGCAAAAGTAAGAAAGCGtctggaataagaatcatgaaaagtccacacatttctatttatttaaaattattcatgtcgCGGAATCAGAATCTTCATCCACCATTCGATAGTCAattgttttgaaggctcgataaagtggaggaatcatacagaatgattcatTTAATATGCTTTGTGATGGGTTACACTTCACTGAGGCcctaagtgtccgtaatatgaatcaaaacggtaagtcCAAAGCacacaaattcttgaaaaaattatcATTCTTTCACAACTTGTGATCATGATTTCATGAAACGTAGAAATTTATGATATCATGGCGTTTTGTTTATGAATCCGGCAATTTCAGTGTACTGATATTTTTACTATAAGATAATGTATTTCTATCGCTCACCTGCTTATGTTCAAATACAGTGTTCATTACTGATAGGCCAAAATGCAAGCTAAATTATGCATTCTGAGAACATCTGCTCTCAGGGATGCGTCCCTTGAAATTTGAATACACCAGCCACGGCCAACATTTGCGCAAATATTTGCCGATCGCTGTTCAAAGTTCTGCATCAACTATAAAACATCGCTTCCTACTTTGACCTATTGTCAGTTCCCTTTCAGAATGTTTTCCATTAAGTTTATTATTGTGGTTGCGTTGACGTTATGCGCAGTGGTAGGTTTAATATTCATGCTGGAAGCATGAATACTCAACCTTATTAAAATTATTCTTACAGCTTCCATCAACGTTGGGAGTGCCAATTTTCTGGTTCCCGTGGAGCTACCTTCTTCCTACGACCAGCAGCAGTAGTGGATCTGGCTCCTCCAGCTCCAGCAGTTCTTCGACAACATTCCGACCAATCATGGCAAACATCTCCATTGGAAACCGTCGGAATACGAGCGCCATGGTCGATAGTGGAACCGTCATCAACGGTCTGACCATCAGCCGTGGCCGCCGGGATGTCCCCTTGGAAACTATCCGGAATGATCCATCCGTGACAAGCGAATCGTTCATCCAGGTTGGGAACCAGGTGATTCGACTCCCGC
It contains:
- the LOC5574465 gene encoding uncharacterized protein LOC5574465 encodes the protein MFSIKFIIVVALTLCAVLPSTLGVPIFWFPWSYLLPTTSSSSGSGSSSSSSSSTTFRPIMANISIGNRRNTSAMVDSGTVINGLTISRGRRDVPLETIRNDPSVTSESFIQVGNQVIRLPPGNVANLTINIIDGVPYVFGNTESDVSSGSASGSSEGMSGLFSRVRNFFGDLLGRNPNAN